The nucleotide sequence GCAAGCGAATACATGCCCTTGGTGACGCTGTCACTGTGCGCTACAAAACCTGCCTGAATGATCGCCGGCGTTCTACGAATAGCTACAATGTCTAGCTGGTGTTCACGCCCATATTGACGCGCTTCTTTCATGTGACCGGTGACGCTGCCCAACGGATGCCAGCGCAGACCAGTGACAAACGATTTTCCTCTGTGCTGCAGTACCTGGACGCGAGGAGAGCGCGGGCTTTTAGACACTTCCGAAACCATGGCTTACCCCTTAAAACCTGCGCAATGCAGTACTGGGCTAGGGCAAGAACCCCATGGATCATTGGCAGCCGGTAAATTCAGGGTGCTAGGGCTTGCGGAGTCGTTATCGACAACAGGTGTAATCAGCACGACCAGCACGTTATGGTCTGTGCTGCGAATTCGACTGCCACCTAAACCGAAGAACCCTGGGTCACCTACACCTGACTTGGTTGCGTTTTCGCTGTTCTCCTCGAAACCGGTCAACACCAGTGTTTGACCGCTGCGTAGTCGAACTTTGGGAGAGAGGTTCCTGGTGTCGTAATCGACTGTCTGAACGCTGGAGCCGTTGCTGGTGAAGGGGGTGAAGGTGGGTCTGCTGCTCATGCTCAAAGTGATCATCAGCAGCAGGTTGTCCTGGTCGATAATTCGAGGTAGCAACATCATGTTGAACCCGCTGGTGATAGTCGCGGGAGTCAGTGATGTGGACGATCCGACGGAGGCCGTTGTGGTTGTGGAACTCGATGCAATATAGCTTTGCACGTTCCCGACCTGGATAGGGGCAGGCTGTAAATTCAAAGTTGTGACCGAGGGCGACCGGACATTTGAGACGCGGTACTGTTCGGAAAGGGCTTTAATAATCAGATTGGAACCAGCCCAGGGAGAGTTTGAAGTATCTAAAACATTGAACGAGCTCGAGACCGCATTGGTGCTAACTCCCGTGGTGGCATTTTTTAGGGAAAAGCCCCACTTGCTGCTCAGATTGGTGTAAACCGCCGACCAATCCAGGCCTGTTTGATCCTTGTCAGAGAGGGTCACCTCAAAGACTTTGACATTGAACAGAACCTGGCGCGTGATGCTGCGGTTGATCGAGTTCAAGTATCTCGAAACGTTGGAAAGAACCTCTGGACGATCACTCACCGTCAAGGTGCCAGTGGATCGAGAAAGGAACATCCGACCTGGTGGTTGCTGGCTCAGCATTGCCTTGACGTTCTTTTCGATATCCCCGATCAGTGATGTTTTGATTGAGACAGTGGTGCTTTGGTTACTGCCGGACTCACCCGACGCACCTGATGACGAAGATCCTCCACCACCACCTGAGCTCCCACTGCCAGATGAGGTCAGCAAGCCCGACTTCACCGTGCTTTCAATGACCTGGTCATCGCCAAACGCCCAAACATCGAACGTCTTGGTGTCGAAGTAAGTGATATGCACGCTGCGGTCGTCGGAAGAATAGCTCCACGCTAAGCCTAACTGAGCGGTCGATTGATTAAGCAGTCCTGACAGCTTGCCGCTGTACTTGATAGGGAATGTGCTGGGAGCAATTTGTCCGACCATATTCATGGAGCGTGCATTGCCCGGCACGTTGCCAATAACACCAGCAGGCATGAAGTTGGACAGGTTGTCGGGTTGATTCATACTCGGGGGAGCGGTTGGGCCTTGGTTCCCTTGTGTTGCACTGGTAAGGACGCTTGGATCGATGGCATCAGGCGCTACGATGACGGGAACGCCGCACTCGCTGGTGATGTAACGCGCAATCTCTGCGATTCCAACGTTATAAGCAGGGCGATAGGTGATGTCGCA is from Pseudomonas marginalis and encodes:
- a CDS encoding PilN family type IVB pilus formation outer membrane protein, with the protein product MTARLWIRGTAISLIVALVCSCSVQRVNESASRAENDAATASQYSRFLRNQQQEPARATVVFSDKPWVSKQPMVTKRGLPLTMDCDITYRPAYNVGIAEIARYITSECGVPVIVAPDAIDPSVLTSATQGNQGPTAPPSMNQPDNLSNFMPAGVIGNVPGNARSMNMVGQIAPSTFPIKYSGKLSGLLNQSTAQLGLAWSYSSDDRSVHITYFDTKTFDVWAFGDDQVIESTVKSGLLTSSGSGSSGGGGGSSSSGASGESGSNQSTTVSIKTSLIGDIEKNVKAMLSQQPPGRMFLSRSTGTLTVSDRPEVLSNVSRYLNSINRSITRQVLFNVKVFEVTLSDKDQTGLDWSAVYTNLSSKWGFSLKNATTGVSTNAVSSSFNVLDTSNSPWAGSNLIIKALSEQYRVSNVRSPSVTTLNLQPAPIQVGNVQSYIASSSTTTTASVGSSTSLTPATITSGFNMMLLPRIIDQDNLLLMITLSMSSRPTFTPFTSNGSSVQTVDYDTRNLSPKVRLRSGQTLVLTGFEENSENATKSGVGDPGFFGLGGSRIRSTDHNVLVVLITPVVDNDSASPSTLNLPAANDPWGSCPSPVLHCAGFKG